Proteins from a genomic interval of Patescibacteria group bacterium:
- a CDS encoding asparaginase domain-containing protein, translating to MPKTLPKITLLFAGGATLYTEGEGVFNLRSASDVKQWMAKVPELSLIAEVEPIFLLPDGQTLEPEHWNDVLGIVKQKYAASDGCVILQGVDTMLSTGAFLSFALHGLGKPVVLTGAPVAPPNPQGDTKEFMSHFRTLGVRANLINAVQVSTLNLREVSIVFGNQVMRANRARSAPGATFNMFEADEVDVFGRVDFGIRLKSEQQRKKDPIHITKLKNVQLAVVSLHPGFKPEALADVVREKPDGILIQSFGQQGVPERYWPAIRLATQKDIPVVITGQGAAGLVSQPGVAVISHLTESTLHAKFLWALSKASNSRVVLDLMQKNAAGEFGFLYRDS from the coding sequence ATGCCGAAGACCCTGCCAAAGATCACGTTGCTATTCGCTGGCGGTGCCACGCTCTACACCGAAGGGGAAGGTGTCTTCAATTTACGATCAGCTAGTGACGTGAAGCAGTGGATGGCAAAAGTTCCAGAGCTCTCTCTCATTGCCGAGGTAGAGCCTATTTTTTTGCTACCCGACGGGCAAACCCTGGAGCCAGAGCATTGGAATGATGTGCTTGGCATCGTCAAGCAAAAGTACGCCGCCTCTGATGGTTGTGTCATCCTCCAAGGTGTCGACACTATGCTTTCAACTGGGGCGTTCCTCTCTTTTGCGCTGCATGGGCTTGGGAAGCCTGTGGTGCTCACCGGCGCGCCAGTTGCACCGCCAAATCCGCAAGGCGACACAAAGGAATTCATGTCACACTTCCGCACGCTGGGGGTGCGGGCAAACCTCATTAATGCCGTTCAGGTTTCCACACTCAATCTCCGCGAGGTGTCCATTGTCTTTGGCAACCAGGTTATGCGCGCAAATCGTGCCCGGTCAGCCCCTGGCGCCACCTTTAACATGTTTGAGGCAGATGAAGTGGACGTCTTTGGCCGGGTAGATTTTGGTATCCGCTTGAAGTCTGAACAGCAACGGAAGAAAGATCCTATTCACATTACAAAGTTGAAGAATGTGCAGTTGGCTGTGGTCTCTCTCCACCCTGGATTCAAACCCGAAGCACTCGCGGATGTCGTCAGAGAAAAACCAGATGGCATACTCATCCAGTCTTTTGGGCAGCAGGGTGTGCCAGAACGATACTGGCCAGCAATTCGTTTAGCCACGCAGAAAGACATTCCCGTCGTCATTACCGGGCAAGGTGCAGCGGGTTTGGTTTCGCAGCCAGGGGTTGCGGTCATTTCTCACCTTACGGAAAGTACACTGCACGCCAAATTTCTGTGGGCTTTGTCCAAGGCGAGCAATTCACGCGTGGTGCTGGATCTCATGCAGAAAAATGCAGCAGGGGAGTTTGGCTTCTTGTACCGAGACAGCTAA
- a CDS encoding DUF559 domain-containing protein: MESAIHNVRRLKDVRRALRRNMPKSEVVLWSYLRNRQLGVKFRRQHSIGPYIVDFYCPGKRLIIEVDGENHANSEQRAEDLARDVFAQQCHIRVVRVLNTDIQENIRGVIDEILHYIR, from the coding sequence ATGGAAAGTGCAATTCATAATGTGCGAAGATTGAAAGATGTGCGCCGTGCTTTGCGGAGAAATATGCCGAAGTCAGAAGTTGTGCTTTGGTCATACCTGAGGAACCGTCAGTTAGGAGTGAAATTTCGAAGACAGCATAGTATTGGTCCGTATATTGTGGACTTTTACTGCCCCGGAAAAAGACTAATTATCGAAGTTGATGGAGAAAACCATGCAAACTCCGAGCAACGCGCAGAAGACTTGGCACGAGATGTATTTGCCCAGCAATGCCACATTCGAGTTGTACGGGTTTTGAACACTGATATTCAAGAAAATATTCGTGGGGTGATTGATGAAATTCTTCATTATATTCGGTAA